In Dehalogenimonas etheniformans, one genomic interval encodes:
- the rplC gene encoding 50S ribosomal protein L3, whose product MMNGIIGKKLGMTQVYGEGGKAEPVTVLAVGPCTVTMLKTVEKDGYAAAQLGFGTAKKLAKAEKGHTKDLGEFRHLREFRLEDTAGIEVGAKIDAGLFADGELIDVTGTSKGKGFAGGVKRHGFHGGAKTHGQSDRHRAPGSIGSTTTPGRVYPGTRMAGHMGHEQVTVRSLKVVKADKEKNLLLVRGAVPGAKNGLILIKKSKKSK is encoded by the coding sequence ATGATGAACGGTATTATCGGTAAGAAACTGGGCATGACCCAGGTCTACGGCGAAGGCGGCAAAGCAGAACCGGTAACGGTGCTTGCGGTCGGGCCGTGCACGGTCACCATGCTGAAAACAGTTGAGAAGGACGGCTACGCCGCCGCTCAATTGGGCTTCGGCACGGCCAAGAAACTGGCTAAAGCGGAGAAGGGTCACACCAAGGACCTGGGTGAATTCCGCCACCTTAGAGAGTTCCGCCTGGAAGACACTGCCGGCATCGAAGTCGGCGCCAAGATCGACGCCGGGCTGTTTGCCGACGGCGAACTGATCGATGTCACCGGCACCTCCAAGGGCAAGGGTTTTGCCGGCGGCGTCAAACGCCACGGCTTCCACGGCGGCGCCAAGACCCACGGCCAGAGTGACCGCCATCGTGCTCCCGGCTCTATCGGTTCCACGACCACACCCGGGCGCGTCTATCCGGGCACCCGGATGGCCGGGCACATGGGCCATGAGCAGGTCACCGTCCGCAGCCTCAAGGTGGTCAAGGCCGACAAAGAGAAGAACCTGCTCCTGGTGCGCGGGGCCGTCCCCGGCGCCAAGAACGGTCTCATCCTGATTAAAAAATCGAAGAAGAGCAAGTAA
- the rpsJ gene encoding 30S ribosomal protein S10 codes for MGKQKIRIKLKGFDHKVLDQSALQIVEALERTGAVISGPVPLPTQIKKYSVIRASFIDKDSQEQFEVRTHKRLIDIVETTSKTIDALTSLNMPAGVSIDIKL; via the coding sequence ATGGGTAAACAAAAGATCCGCATCAAGCTCAAGGGGTTCGACCACAAGGTGCTCGACCAGTCAGCGCTGCAGATCGTCGAAGCGCTGGAGCGCACCGGCGCGGTCATCTCCGGACCGGTGCCGCTACCGACCCAAATTAAAAAGTACTCGGTTATCAGGGCTTCCTTCATCGACAAGGACTCCCAGGAGCAGTTCGAGGTCCGCACCCACAAGAGGCTTATCGACATCGTGGAAACGACCTCTAAGACCATCGACGCGCTGACCAGTCTCAATATGCCGGCTGGCGTCAGCATCGATATCAAGCTATAG